The genomic window GTCAAACCCTTCAGTATCTCAGAGCAGCTTGGAGCTGTTCAAGGTGACCATGTCCAGGATTCTGAAGCTGAAAACACAAATGCAGGAAAAACAGGTAGCTGTCCTGAAGGTGAAGAAGCAAACCCAAAAGGAGAACTCAAAGAAAATTGTGAAAATGGAGCAGGAGCTACAGGACTTACAGTCCCAGCTGTGTGCAGAGCAGGCCCAGCAACAGGCCAGAGTGGAGCAGCTAGAGAAGACTTTCCAGGAAGAGGAACAGCATCTCCAGGTATCACACAGTAGGGAAGGACCTGCCAGTGCTCCTCAGGGATGGGCAGGCCCTTGGTGAACCTCTGGCCACAGCTCTCTGTTTCTGGGTCAGGGACCACGTCCTGAGTGCCAGGGACAGGAGATGGAAGGGGAACTAAGGACTTTGAGATGGGAAAAGGGGTTGGAGTAAAAAGTGTTACAGCTTCAGTATGATGGTCAAGAGCCAGAGCTTGGGTGCCATGTTGGGGTAAGGTGGCTGGCAGAGCTAGCCAGGACATAACTGATCTCAGGATGTAAAGCTGAGACCCCTGATAACTGAGGCAAGTTCAGAGAGAGGTTGGATGAAGGTCAGGGTGCCACAGAACCACAGTGCACTCCAGGTccttatgaattatttttctttgctatGTCAAAGCCAAACCATTTAGCCCCAAGACAGCGATGGGTCAGGCATACCCAGTTATACCTGGCAACTTACTAGCTCTGATGGTTAGTTAACTCTGTAGCTAACCTAGGAAGCTAGAAAGgcagaaaatgtttttgtttctatcCTGAGCAGGGGACAGGTATACTATGATTCTGTTGGGCTGAGTGATAAGCCACCTTCCCCAGTGCCTTTAGGGACAAGGTAGAATAATGACTGTCTTAGCTGTGTCAGAGTAAGACCAAATGTGTCCCCATCCCTGAGTCATTTGCCTAGATTGCAAGCTCTTGCACAAAGCTCCTAGGCTAGAGCTGATCCTGGTCCCTGCTCAAAATGTCAGTTCCCGTCTGGCAAGAAGCACACATTTACTCCCACCTACTTGTTCAGGTAATACTGAATGTCAAGAATTCCCCATTGTtgacttagaaataaaaaggaccaATCAGGATTGAAGTGGATaagcttttctgttttgtttactttgcTCAGGACAAGGAACAGCCAGTAGAGTTGGCTTATTTCTAAGCAATTTATAAATTTCCTCCTAATCTCTGCTGTCCTCTTGAACTGGTAGCATGAACGAAGGCCGTGGATTAAACAGGTCTTTCTGAGGGTATGCAGTACTTGCTTATGTGTGCTTTTTTGCTTCCCTTACCAGCCTTGGACTAGTTCTTGAAGTCAATAGAGGGAGTTCGTCTTTACATATTTAGTGTATGACACCTTCACCAGAGCAGAACCCTCTTTAAAAGCTAATATGTTCGGGAACAAGagttattattaattaatatttgtgaCTGCTTTGATCATCCTTCAGGTGTCgctataaaatttttttctgtatcaaaaTGGTAAAGGGAGAAAGGACGGCTTAGAGAATTTCTAGGGTATTTGAGGGTCATATATAAATAGCTCATGGTGAAATGTATCTAGTCCTTTGGTTATGAGCTGCATTTCCCTCTCCCACCAACCCCTAAGGATTTATTCTACTCCTACTACTTGTTAAAAAACTCATTTAACTGTAGCTGCttcacacagattttttttttttctggagcaCTTACATTGCTTGGTGTACGATACTTGGAGTTCAGGTGGTTATAAAGATGCTTAATAAATGGTTTTTGCCATTAAGAAATAAATCTTGTTGAAGAGATGAgatatattatacacataaaataatcAGGACAGTTTTAagtcaatatatatttaaattagagAATAATTTCCAGTTGGCATATTAAATGGGTAGGTAATTCTTAAAGAGGGAAGGGTGCAGAGGGTCTTGTAGAAGGTGCTGGATGTCGGGAAACAATAAGTGGAAGGCATCCACATCAGAAGGGGCCAGTGGAGAAAACAGAGCATAATTTGCAGCAAGGAGGCGAAACAGTTTATGGGGTAGAAGTGGTGGAGACTCACACTCAGAGATAGGACAGCCAGAATCAAGGGAAGAAATGTGGTGGAGCTTGTGAGTGTCAGCCTAGGGGGTCATATCTGAGTTTAGATACTTGGTGGCTTTGAAGCTCTCAATTTACATCTTTCTGGGAGTCAGGGTGTTAGCCTGCGAAGGAGACTCAGTATAACCCCGGGGGTTCTCTCCAGAGCAGCCTGAGGCGTGCTGTCTTTGAGTAGTTCGCACTGCTCAAAGCCCTTACTGCCAACCGCTGGAAGTAAAACGGGAGAttctccacctgctccctgccccctatTGTTTCCAGATGCTCACAGAAGCCAGACTGCTCTGCTTACTgctagatttttgtttcttttatcctCCTCCCTATAGGGAAGGCTCCcattttgtttttggctttgcAGGGTTTGGAGAAGGAGCAAGGAGAAGAGGACCTGAAGCAACAGCTGGCCCAGGCTCTGCAGGAGGTAACTCGTCTCTTGCCTCTGTACTGAGATTATAGCGGGCTGGGGCTTCCCATGGCCACTGGCTGCCTCCTCTGCTTAGCACACACCTCCGTAGCATCTCCAGTCTGCAGACAGAGCAGCTGCTCACACCGTCAGGTCGGAGATTTGGCCTCACAGACATGCCAGACCTCAGCATGAAAACTCACATCTTAATCTGAGCAGACGTTGCTCTAGTGAAGATGGGATGGAGCCTATAGCAATTAGGAGGCTCTCTGGGGGAAGTGACTGCACTTCCAGAAAGGTGAGGGCAGCAGAGGGGAATTTCAAGCTATGACTTCGCCACCAGGGCCTGCAAGGGCCTTTATTACCTCCCTGTTCTGAGCTGAAGCCATCCAGAAACCATTGAAGAATGTTCCAATTAAGCGTTTTAGATCAGATTGAGAGTCAGCAACTCTCAATTGTCAGCAAAACATAGCGATTTACTGAAAGGGCAAGGCTCACATGAATAAAATTCCCCTCAAAGATTGCCAGTAATTTATTTCATGTAACTTGACTGtcatctgataatttttttagaaGCTCTTTTGCATCTTTTAAACCTGCTTTACCTTCTGTCCTTTATGTGTTTATGATCAGTAGTTTGATGCAAGTTTTGTCAGGAGATTAGTGAGTTAGTTCAAATCTCCTTGAGAATAGTGAGCAACTGCATTAGAATTTGTTTAGGAGAATTTATCCTTACGTTCTTTTATTGCGTATCTAACTCCCAACCTTAGAGAGCTAACAGCCCCGTATTATTATTAAGCTTTGAGGGGGTGCCTGCCTTGATTTCCCTAAGGGGTGTGCAAATAGCCTTGAAAAGAATTGGGTGAAAATTCAGtcttttggaattttattttctaaggttgtttattttctaagGTGGGAAAGTAGGCATATTTCTCATTTAGAGCGTTATTGAATTTTATTGCAATATTGTTTTGATATTGTCTGGAAAAGAGTAAGGTTCTGCTACTTGGAAATCCCCAAGGGATCTTTGACTACCTTGTACCCACAACTCCTCACCCTCTCCTGAGAGATAGGAAAACATTTAGCATAAGGTACTTGGCTAGTTTCTATTCATTAGACTAAAATGGGATACTTTGAGGTCATGGTTTATAACAACATGCCTAGGGACATACCACTCTCTCAGCTGAAGCAGTGGTTGTTTTTGGTCCACTCTGTGAGTCCCTCTGTAGCAATTCTTTCTTATGTACTAGGCAGTTACAAAAACTTGCATTTACATAGAGCTTCAAAAATTTTCCCAAATGCCTTCAtacctgttattttcttttttttccacactGATGTAGGAGGAGTACCTGttgtcccattttatagatgagtaagTTAGGCACATACATGTAATCAGTGGTCAAGATGAATACTCGGGCCTTCCGATATAACTGCTTTTTTGTGGGGAGACCacacattttaaagtttatttcttgaGTAACTTTTCAGAAATACTTAGCTtttccacctttttttcttttaaagaaacaagttttttttttaagatttaatttatttatttgacagacagagataagtaggcagagatacaggcgggggggggggggggggggggggggggggcggggcaggctccctgctgagcagagagcccaatgtggagctcaatccctggaccctggggatcatgacctgagtcagaggcagagactttaactcactgagccacccaggcatccctccaccTTATTTAACAAAGGATTTGAGGGGAGAATTAAAGTGCAATTTTAATTTGCAAGGGTGCTCAGAAATTTTCATAGAGGTAGAATCTCTTGACATTCAGTGTAGGCAGTTAGTCACAATGATTGAGCTGTTAGCTCTTGAGTGTGCCAGCTTCCAGAAGACACAGGCAGCGTTCAGCCAGCACTGCCTTACAAGCATGTAGTATGTGATTTGTAGAATAAATAGGCTAAAGGGCTTTTTTATTTCAACGAAAATGATAATCTAGAAATTCCAGTTCTCTCTGATTAATTCTTAAAAACCACTCCCAGTGCTGGATAGCTTCCGATTACTTTACCAGCTCTTGAACACTTGTTCTCAGAATCACTTgggtggcttttaaaaaaaaaatgcatgttccTGGGCCCCCAGCCAAACTTACAGAATCAGACTCTCTGGAAGGTAGTTTAAGTTTAAGTTCTTTAGTTGATTTGGATGGCCATTGAGGTTGGGTTACTCCCAGAGGGATTAATGGATTTGATGACCTCCCTCCCTAGCTGCCCCCTTCCCTGAAGAAAACCAGCAGGTTAAGTGGGCTGTCCTGAAGTTACAAAGGCATTCTTGAAATTGCTAATCCATTGATCCCTTGAACCAAAGCCACTgaaggagagagcaggctcctgTGTGGCTAAAACGAAAGATGCAGTATAAGCTCATCTTGATTGTGTATCTGCCGTGTTTCTGCAGCATCGGGCTCTAATGGAAGAACTAAATCGCAGCAAAAAGGACTTTGAAGCAATCATTCAAGCCAAGAACAAAGAATTGGAACAGACCAAGGTACTAGAAGGAAGATGAAGGTTTAGAATTTGGTTAGTACACGCAACTCAGCATTTTCAACAGTGCAAGGGTTGCTCTGGTGAATGAAGAGAGAGATTATGGTGGTTCCTTGCCTCAGGGGAAATAATCCGTAAAATTATTCAGGCCTCTGGAAGGATCTGCCtgatgtttttttccttccctcatttAGAAGCGAAACACTGGGAGTGAGACTCATCCTGCATTTTCGTCCTTTGGCTGTGGTAGTAGATGCTCCTTCACAGTGTTTCGCTGACATAGGCTAAGGGGTGATACAGTCAAGAAACAGTTCGTCCTGATGCCTGTAGGTCATTATTTCCCACATTACATCAGTGGAATTCTTAAattagggttttttggtttttaagattttatttatttatttgacagagatcacaagtaggcagagaagcagagagagagggggaagcaggctccctgctgagcagagagcccgatgtggggctcaacctcaggacgctgggatcatgacctgagtcaaaggcagaggctttaacccactgagccaaccaggcacccctaaattagGGGTTCTAAAATCAGGTGCTCACCAGGGAAGACTGAAAGTAGAAGTGAGTGAAGTGACCTGTGTGCAGCCTCCGTAGTAGGAAGTTATGAGGACAGGGGCACACCAGCAAGGGGCACTCGCCACCCCCTTGCCCACCTCTGTCCCCAAGAGGCAGCTCTTCTCTGCTGCAGCCAGTTGTTGCCATCCAGAAACGCAGGCCCACTGTTGTCAGAGCTTCTGACTTTTCCACAGAAGATGGAAATCCAAATGTTTATGTGAATTgtttcaattttaaatattagcaacAAATTCAAGGCTTTTTGGTTGTATTTTTTAATACCATGAGAGCCAAACTAAACAAATCTGCCAGCTAGATCCAGTCCACAGGCCAGCAGTTTGGAACCTCTGACCTGAACTTAATGTCTGAGGTTGACTGACATCTCTCAGCCCACCCTTCCCCACAGACAGACCTGGAGCAGAGTACAGAAAAGAGGAGACTCAACTTTCATTTGGTTTGAGATCCTTATCCTCTGTTTAAATCACATAGTaccttctttcttaccttccaaAAACCACATCTTTTTAAACCGAGCAATTTGTAAGTTTTCAGGGAACTTGACGCTAGTTAAAAATGGGTTCAGATCCTTCGCAGCCCTAGGCAGTGTGACAGTCTTTGCTTTGATTAAAAGTGAcaataaaagatgaaaaactaATCAGTTACTCAGATATACCCTAAATGGGCTTACCTTTCCCTTCAGGAGCTCTTGACACTTCCAGCTTAGGGGATGAGGTGCTgacttaaataaatgtttgctttaaGAGAGCATACCTAGGATCCTTCCCCAAAAGTGTGTCCACAGGGGGGTCTGACCTCTTGGTGAAAGCAGAAGGAAATTGGACTGCAGACCTCTGTAGGAGGAGGGGTGCCAAGCATCATAAAGCTTGGATCCCGAAGACCCTGGAAGAGGCCCTCTTTCAGCCTCTTGCCTTCAGGGAGTATaagtattatcctcattttgtagAAGAGGCAGCTGCAAGGAGCACAGGGGACTTTATAAACTAATTCAGGCTTCCTGCCTCTATGGACTGTTTTTCATGTCTGCTTTTGTGTCCAATGAATTCTTGGTTGCTTGGGATGATTTTATATCACCTCTAAACTGCTGTTAGTTATAGGATACATAATGCCTTATTCTAATCTTGGGTGGTAGGTGGGGTGAGTATGCTATCTTCTGTTAGTTctaggaaaggaaacagaacctACAGTGCAAACATACAAAAactggagagaggaaagaaaggcagaCAGTGCCCTGTATTAGAGAGCAGTAGTGAGAAACCATAACTCCCAGGGAAAGGGTTTCATTCTCCTATTGCTGCACCAGGTTGAATATTTTACTTGGATTCCCAAATCCTATTCCAGATAGTTAACACCTCCCTGTCCTGTTGTGCATTCTTGTTGGTTCCCCCAAATGACTGGTGGGGTTGGGGATGTGTGTCTttgcaggaagagaaggagaaggtgcAGGCACAGAAGGAAGAAGTGCTTAGCCACGTGAATGACGTGCTAGAGAATGAGCTCCAGTGTATTATTTGCTCTGAATACTTCATTGAGGTAATGACAAGCAGTGGCTTGTGCCTTCTTGTTCCTCTCAACCCTGAACAGAGTCTCAGCTGCACAGGTTCTGCTACAGGGAAACAGTCTGAAGAGATTTTTATTCTCAGAATCTATTGTAGTTATTTGACCTCAAAGTGACCTTGAGAGGTGGCCATATCTCGTTTGTTTTTTGTGGTCTTCTTTACCTTTACTGATCGTTTTATTTCGTCTGTTGTTGAGTGTTTATTTGGTACAATCGCTATTTTTAGCTGCagtaaagcctttatttctttgttgttgggaGAAAATGGGGCCACATGGCATTAGATTTTTTAAGTATCCAAGTAAAGCTCCTCAACAAAGCTTCTCTTTACTCTAAATGGGTGTGGAGCTGAGAGTGGGCGGATAGTGCAGCCTTCAACAGGGTGGTAAATGTCACTGACGTGTGGTCACTTTGGGAATTCAGCAGCCAAGTGGAACATATTTCAGGGACACTCTGAGGCTCCCTATGAAAACGAAAACATTTAGGTTACCATTTGTTACCATGTCGTATTTTTGCATTGACTTTATTTGTCACAAATTCTATCATTTGTGACCAGTTCATCTTACAGCACTCATCTTAAAGTCAGTTTGTTAAAGGACAGTGCTTTCCAGACTTCTTTAGAAAGGAGAGTGTATGCATgcactccttccttctctctggtaGTCTATAGGGAGGGTGAGTGTATTAGCCTCCTGGGAAGGGCAGGTCTGTTTCTTTTGCTTGGATCCACTTTGACTTCAGGTCATTGTTTCTGCCATAGTTTCTAGTCATTTGATTGCCTACTTTGGAGAGATTCAGTGTGGCTTTGACAGGGCTCTGCTAGAGGAAGGCAAGGGAAGGGGTGTTGGGCTGGGTGATGAGTTACCCCACCTGGAACATCTGCACAGACATAGAAGAGACAAACAACCTGACCCGTGCCTTGTTTACCATAGATCGCCTGACCTTTTCACGGTCACCTCATAAAGTCAGTGTTTAAAAGAGGTTTTATGTTAATCAGACAGGTTTTTAGTCCTGTTTGTGAGGATTTCTCTCATATAGTTAACAAAATATCTCCTAGTTGGCTTTCTGTGCTTGATTTGGCATTTGAAAAATGCATAATTTCTGGTATTTTCTATCCTAAAAGCAGGAATGAAGACTTTTGAGCCTCAGGAAAAACTTGTGTCTTAGGAGATGTACATAAACAAGTGTAATGAAGAGGATGGTTTATATTTTCAGAAGTGAAAAGGGCCCTGGCAGAAATCTGACCATTGGAGTGACTTGGAAGAATTCCTCAGCTTTAGACTCccttctgctttccctcctctcacaggcttatttatttaagggTTCAGTCACTGTGAACCcattatattttttccatttttttagtttctttttcccCCAGCCTTTTTAGTTgtctttatatgtattttttctttctgttttgttttttttaaagattttatttatttatttgacagagatcacaagtaggcagagaggcagtcagagagagaggaggaagcaggctccccgccgggcggagagcctgatgcagggctccatgcggggctcgatcccaggaccctaggatcatgccctgagccgaaggcagaggctttaacccactgagtcacccaggcgccctgtctttttgtttcttttgagtaTAGATGATGCTCCTACTGTTCTATATACTGAGTATTCAGAATGTGCTGCCCATTGTCTATTAAAACTGaacctctggggcgcctgggtggctcagtggttaggccactgccttcggctcaggtcatgatctcagggtcctgtgatcccctctctctgcctgcctctctgcctacttgtgatctctgtctgtcaaataaataaaaaatctttaaaaaaaaaaaaaactgaaccaCTGATTCACCATCAGCAGGTTATACATTTGTTTTCCATGAGAGAATTAGTGATGTATGTGGACCAAACATTCACACGCTTACTAGTCCTACTTGTGTCCAGTGACATTTGTTTGCAAGGTAGCTGAGCCGCATTAGCAGTGTCATCTGAGTTGGTGGAACAAGACAGACCAATCAGCCTATATCTATGAACTTACCTTTGAGAAAGAAGCTGAACGATCTGACGTAAAATTTCCCATCCCCACGAACAATTCTAATACCATCTGTAAGCCCTCTAGATGGGATTAGGGTTAAATTTCCATTTGGCCTTGGAAATGAATTCCTGTGCTAGATCTGTGATCACAACAGCCCTGGAAAATTAAGCATGATGGTTCtgatgtgtgtgtttgcattCCCATTGTAGGCTGTCACCTTGAACTGTGCCCACAGTTTCTGCTCTTATTGTATCAATGAGTGGATGAAGCGGAAGGTAGAATGCCCCATTTGTCGGAAGGACATCAAGTCCAAAACCCACTCCCTGGTTCTGGATAATTGCATTAATAAGATGGTAGATAATCTGAGCTCAGAAGTGAAAGAACGACGAATTGTCCTCATTAGGGAACGAAAAGGTAAGTGGGTTTGAATAAGAAGGTGAGTTCCCTCAACAGAAGACTGACAAACTTAAGCAGATTTTTTGGGTTCGGGAAGAGAGATAAATGATTCTTAAGctaaagaagaggagggagaaatgggaaaaaaggaaagagagttaAAGGTAATGAACATTGTAGAAAGAGTTGAAGGAGAATGGACTCGCCTATTTGAGTAGTAGGGAAGGGGGAGACTTAAGTGTATGTACCTTGGTTATGAGTGTGGGTGGAAAACACACGGTCAGAAGGCTTATTGTACTGATCACTAGATGGTGCTGTTGTCCAAGACAGTTCAGTTGCTGTCCAAGTGTTGGCAAAAACCTTGGGTTGGGTACACAGTTATCAACAGGGGATGAACAAGTCAGAGATTGGCAAATTGGAGAATGCTTGGTGAGAATACATGTTTTATAGTAAGTCATAGCTTAATACACAAATTGTACATGATGTCAGATTAGATAAATTTAATCTTTGGGGATCCTAATATGTTTACCAGCTCGTCTCCCAGTTGGAGAGAATTTGGATAAAGAGATTGGGGAAATGGTGGGTAAATTCCCCTAATGAACCATGCTTCCTTGGTGAATATCCATTTATTCAACTAAGTGATCCCATCTCCCTTGGAGCTTGCTGTGTTGCTTGCGGGTTGCAGAGCCCCTCCACTTGAGACTTAAATGTTTTTGTGGCAAAAGATGCATCCTGGGGCAAGGCACAAGGAAGCTAACGGAGAGGAAAAAGGATTGGTTATTGGCCAGGGGTGAGAGCTCACAGAAGCAGGGTGGATCTGGTCCCTCTAATAATCCAGCACAGCACTACCTCCTTGTGGGAGAGCATCAGAGTCAAGGTGCTGTGATGTCAGTCAGCTGCACATAAAGGCCGAGCAGAGAAGTAGGCCCAGAAGCTCACTGCCCTTACAGGTGCTCCCCACGACCACCCAGCCATTGGTAACCCAGACTCATACGTGTCTCTGAATGTACCTGTCTCCAAGTCCAGAGAAACTTAAGCCCTAAAAGCCATGCTGCTAAGAGTAGGATCTTCTGTCTGCTACTTCCTTCCTGCTAGCCCTTCAGCGGATGTCGGCTGCTTTGAGTAGGGCCGGGAATCTGCCACTAATCTGTAGGCATCTGTTCTGTGACCCTGGCACTCGGCTGGTCAGCCAAAGCCAAGGCAGCAAGCCTGTGCAGAGCCAGGTGAAGTAGCTGCTGAGCGGGAAGTAGCCTTGAGCCTCTTCTGCCGAGGAAGGCATTCTGACCTGTGGAAGGCTGGGACAGCCCTCAGGTGGTTCTTTGGAACCCAAGTGTTTTCCAATGACAGCTGTGTGCTCATAGATTTTGTCAGTTTGGGCCCTCCCAGATCTTTTACCTCGCAGGAGCCACTAGATTCTGGCAGAATCCCATTGCTTTTCCCCTCACTTCTCACTCTGTCAGCAGTTATAGGAACAGTACAGAGCACACAGGACTAAAGAGATACAGACAGCATTGTTGCAACTCCCACAACACAGTctgtggagaagggagaaaggcagggaggCAGTGGGACGAGTTCCAGGCCAGGGTGCTGGGACACTGCAGAGGAACTGGTGGTCAGTTTGGCCTGGGCAGGCGGAGGTACAGTAGGAAGCTTCATGGAAGTGCCATTTGAACAGAGTCTCAAGGTTCCCAAGGCCGGTGCTTCCCAAGCAGAGGCTGCGGCGCAAACAAAGCGGAGAGGCACGAGAAGCAGTGCAGTGTTCCTACCAGTGCCTCCTCATGGCCCATAGGTGATAGAATGTCCACGTGGTGCCAGAGCAATGTGAGGATAGCCACTGACTTGGGAAGTGTTCTGCTGAGGTTTAGTAAATGCCTTCTGAGAGGGGCAATGACCTGGGACCCAGATTTAACCCAGGTCAGCCTTCCAGCTGGAGTGTGCTGGAGCGGGGCATGAGGAACACCCACGTACTTTCTTCACTGAGCCCACTGACTGGGTTTCTTCTCATGTGTGCAAGTGCCATAGATGGCTTCATGCAGCACTGGAAAGGGAACGAAGAGTCCCGTGTCCTAAGTTCACCTCTGGCTCTCCTCACAGGGAGTTATAGCTGCCGAATAAATCACATTAGaccccccttctccctccagaGGCTACAGAGGGTGCCTCTCTGCCTTTTTGGTAACCCTTGAAGCCTATGCAGTGAGctgaagcagcctccccgctgtgCTTCCTGGCGGGAGGGGCGCTGACACTGGCCTCCGTTTCCGTGGTTATCGCAGCAAATGCAGCTCTGAGGAGTtctccacagagacagaaggttCTGAGTCCTGATTTAGGAAAACATGTGCCAGAGCCATCAGCAGCTCCACTGGTCTGCAGTATGAGGTTTAGAGAAAATTCCCAGTTCAAATACCGACTTTCCTTGCCAATTGAAAGCTGCTTTAATCCCCAGTGCATGGGAATTTGAAAAAGGACCTGACTTAGGATCTGGGAACCAGGATTGGCAGGCCTGTAATTGTCAGAGCTTGGATACCACCGAAGGGCTGTTTGCTTCCCGGGCAGGGGTTGCTCTTACCAGATTCAGGGGAGGGGAAACCCTTCTCTCTTTGGCAGTGTAGGGGCTGATTCCACCAGGAGCAGCCCCACTCTAGGCCTCCCTGGCTGGTGATTGTCTTCTAGTTCCATATCCCCATGGGAGGAGTATTGCCACATGACTGATGAGCCACTGACCCTCATAAACTCTGTGAGGCCAGATTAtacagaggagaggagaagaaggctTGGAGACTAGATCCTTTGTTAGAAAAAGGGTGCTCTCGAGCTGGGGCTGATAACAGACATCTAGTAAGTGCTTGTCACATGAATAACTGTGGCTCTCTGGGATTTTGACATGAGATTTTCTGGAGGGAAGACATTTTGACATTCCCTGCAGAGGATCTCCCTCCGGAGCTGGTGGGGTGCTGGAGCAGAGTCTTCTGTCAGCTACACCCCCTCTTCTGTTTGTTCTGTTCTCATTAAATGTTGGTTGGTTGACAGAGTGTTAACATTCTCACTTTTAGCTTTCCCTAGCAG from Meles meles chromosome 5, mMelMel3.1 paternal haplotype, whole genome shotgun sequence includes these protein-coding regions:
- the RNF8 gene encoding E3 ubiquitin-protein ligase RNF8 isoform X1; translated protein: MEEPGSLVTGDRAGGRSWCLRRVGMNAEWLLLEDGNEVTIGRGFGVTYQLVSKICPLMISRNHCVLKQNVEGQWTIMDNKSLNGVWLNRERLEPLKVYSIHKGDHIQLGVPLENKENAEYEYEVTEEEWERMYPCLAPKNDQMTGKNRGLRTKRKFSLDELEGPGAEGPSNLKSKISKVSCEPGHPVKSHGKGEVASQPAEYLDPKLTSLEPGEKATEAHVHPGSAKVIELHHKKQKASNPSVSQSSLELFKVTMSRILKLKTQMQEKQVAVLKVKKQTQKENSKKIVKMEQELQDLQSQLCAEQAQQQARVEQLEKTFQEEEQHLQGLEKEQGEEDLKQQLAQALQEHRALMEELNRSKKDFEAIIQAKNKELEQTKEEKEKVQAQKEEVLSHVNDVLENELQCIICSEYFIEAVTLNCAHSFCSYCINEWMKRKVECPICRKDIKSKTHSLVLDNCINKMVDNLSSEVKERRIVLIRERKAKRLS